A window of Polaribacter litorisediminis contains these coding sequences:
- a CDS encoding DUF1972 domain-containing protein, with the protein MKIGIIGTRGIPNHYGGFEQFAEYLATFLVEKNCEVYVYNSSNHPYKEKLFKGVHIIHCNDPENRTGTIGQFIYDLNCILDTKKRDLDIILQLGYTSSSVWSFLFPEKPLIITNMDGLEWKRSKYTFFVKKFLKFAERLAVKHSDFLVSDSEGIKKYIDNKYQKDSKFIAYGSEIVADVDKNVLDKFQLEKLKYNMLIARIEPENNVETILDGVVLSKSKTPFLVIGDYTINNFGKRIKEKFKSYRQIIFLGSIYNKSELNSLRYFCNLYFHGHSVGGTNPSLLEAMGSTNLIIAHNNIFNKAVLKENAYYFFNAEDVSFYLTRKSKEFEQTKIKNNMLKIKNEYDINKINGSYLSYFYECLATN; encoded by the coding sequence ATGAAAATAGGAATCATAGGTACTAGAGGTATTCCAAATCATTATGGTGGCTTTGAACAATTTGCAGAATATTTAGCTACTTTTTTGGTAGAAAAAAATTGTGAAGTTTATGTTTATAACTCATCCAATCATCCTTACAAAGAAAAATTATTTAAAGGAGTACACATCATACATTGCAACGATCCGGAAAATAGAACGGGTACAATCGGTCAATTCATATATGATTTAAATTGTATTTTAGATACAAAAAAAAGAGATTTAGATATTATTTTACAATTAGGCTATACAAGTAGTTCTGTTTGGTCTTTTCTTTTTCCAGAGAAACCATTAATTATCACCAATATGGATGGTTTAGAGTGGAAAAGGAGCAAATACACTTTTTTTGTTAAAAAATTCTTGAAATTTGCAGAGAGATTAGCGGTAAAACACAGTGATTTTCTTGTTTCGGATTCAGAAGGAATTAAAAAATACATAGATAATAAATATCAAAAAGACTCTAAGTTTATAGCTTACGGAAGTGAAATAGTAGCTGATGTAGATAAGAACGTTTTAGATAAGTTTCAATTGGAGAAACTAAAATATAACATGCTAATTGCTAGGATAGAACCAGAGAATAATGTTGAAACTATTTTAGATGGTGTCGTTTTAAGTAAAAGTAAAACTCCATTTTTAGTTATTGGTGATTATACGATCAATAATTTTGGAAAAAGAATAAAGGAAAAATTTAAAAGTTATCGTCAAATAATTTTTCTTGGAAGTATTTATAATAAAAGTGAATTAAACTCGTTAAGATATTTTTGTAATCTATATTTTCATGGGCATTCAGTAGGAGGTACAAACCCTTCTTTGTTAGAGGCTATGGGTTCTACTAATTTAATAATTGCACACAATAATATCTTTAATAAAGCAGTTCTTAAAGAGAACGCATATTATTTTTTTAATGCTGAAGATGTAAGTTTTTATTTAACACGTAAAAGTAAAGAATTTGAACAGACAAAAATTAAGAATAATATGCTAAAAATTAAGAATGAGTATGATATTAATAAAATAAATGGAAGTTATCT